The following coding sequences are from one Paenibacillus tundrae window:
- the pstC gene encoding phosphate ABC transporter permease subunit PstC, with translation MMDMNAPANSSAPNELGSDVGKAPGSGTRFDRKARLRWSNKLFRVICISSALLVCLILLSILVLMLRTGVLTFADVSLKEFFFSTNWDPENEHYGALTFILGTLALTGLTMLFAIPISVIVAVFLAEMTPKWLRQVLRPVLDLLVGIPSVVYGFLGLTILIPWLRDLSGNDLADGLLAASIVLTIMILPTISRISDDAISAVPNKYRDAAYALGTNRFQTITRVVLPAARGGITYAVILGMTRAIGETMAVVMVIGNTAQLPNSLFTPTSVLTSNIVMQISSVEFDSTWNRGLYMMGFILLAISILMIVAVRMFQRKGVQGS, from the coding sequence ATGATGGATATGAATGCACCTGCCAACAGCTCCGCGCCAAATGAGCTTGGCTCAGATGTTGGCAAGGCTCCCGGCTCGGGAACACGTTTTGACCGGAAGGCACGCCTAAGGTGGTCTAACAAACTATTTCGCGTGATTTGTATTAGCAGTGCACTATTGGTATGTCTGATTTTGTTATCTATTCTGGTTCTCATGCTTCGGACGGGTGTACTCACATTTGCGGATGTTTCATTGAAGGAATTCTTCTTCTCCACGAACTGGGACCCCGAGAATGAGCACTACGGCGCGCTGACCTTCATTCTGGGTACGCTGGCTCTGACAGGACTCACCATGCTGTTTGCCATTCCGATCTCCGTCATAGTTGCAGTGTTTCTGGCGGAAATGACACCGAAATGGCTTCGTCAAGTGTTACGTCCTGTGCTGGATCTATTGGTGGGTATTCCTTCGGTCGTATATGGTTTCCTGGGACTGACAATCCTCATCCCATGGCTTAGAGATTTAAGTGGCAACGATCTCGCCGACGGTCTGCTCGCAGCCTCCATCGTACTGACCATTATGATTCTGCCTACGATTAGTCGGATTAGCGATGACGCCATATCAGCCGTACCGAATAAATACAGGGATGCGGCGTACGCCCTAGGTACCAACCGTTTTCAGACGATAACCCGTGTTGTCTTACCTGCGGCGAGAGGTGGAATTACTTATGCGGTCATTCTCGGAATGACACGTGCTATCGGGGAAACGATGGCTGTGGTGATGGTTATCGGCAATACAGCGCAGCTTCCAAACAGTCTGTTTACACCAACATCCGTGTTGACGAGTAATATCGTCATGCAAATTTCAAGTGTAGAGTTCGATTCGACCTGGAATCGGGGTCTGTACATGATGGGCTTTATTTTGCTCGCGATCTCCATATTGATGATTGTTGCCGTAAGAATGTTCCAGAGAAAAGGGGTACAGGGCTCATGA
- a CDS encoding phosphate ABC transporter substrate-binding protein — protein sequence MKKWIKPFTAMLMAVTLIGGLGGATTASAAKSTEKGKIVINGSSALLPLTLQAASEFKKDNPKVKISASAAGSITGPQSVRKGIADIGAVDWDASKDVPGFKKFDGLVANPVAVTVFTAVVNTNVGVSNLTTKQLQDIFSGKITNWKEVGGSDANIVVVNRKFGSGTRVNFQQKALDGKDFMSKGDNYKEVGSSGDMKTTIETTPNAIGYIDLPYVTSKMKAVSINGVAPTEKNVLNKTYKVWGIGYYMTKGQPTGATKAFIEYIQSSKFQNGSLKKLKFIPLAAVK from the coding sequence ATGAAAAAATGGATCAAACCCTTCACAGCAATGCTTATGGCTGTAACGCTAATTGGTGGACTTGGTGGCGCTACGACGGCATCAGCTGCCAAAAGCACGGAGAAAGGCAAAATCGTAATTAATGGTTCCTCGGCGTTGCTGCCACTTACCCTTCAAGCGGCTAGTGAATTCAAGAAAGATAACCCAAAGGTCAAAATCTCTGCTTCCGCAGCGGGTTCTATCACAGGCCCTCAATCCGTTCGTAAAGGTATTGCTGACATCGGCGCGGTGGACTGGGATGCTTCCAAGGACGTACCTGGCTTCAAGAAATTTGATGGCTTGGTAGCGAATCCGGTAGCTGTAACAGTGTTCACGGCGGTTGTGAATACGAATGTCGGTGTAAGCAACCTGACAACCAAACAATTACAAGATATCTTCTCTGGCAAAATTACGAACTGGAAAGAGGTAGGCGGTTCGGATGCAAACATTGTTGTAGTTAACCGTAAATTCGGATCAGGTACACGAGTTAACTTCCAACAAAAAGCACTGGATGGTAAGGACTTCATGAGCAAAGGGGACAACTACAAAGAAGTTGGCTCCAGCGGTGACATGAAAACAACGATTGAAACGACACCTAATGCGATCGGTTATATCGACCTTCCGTATGTAACGAGCAAAATGAAGGCTGTCTCCATCAACGGTGTAGCACCAACAGAGAAAAACGTTCTGAACAAAACGTACAAAGTATGGGGCATTGGATATTACATGACGAAAGGTCAGCCAACAGGGGCTACCAAAGCGTTCATCGAGTATATTCAGAGCAGCAAGTTCCAGAATGGTTCCCTGAAAAAGCTGAAGTTCATTCCACTCGCAGCTGTTAAATAA
- a CDS encoding stalk domain-containing protein gives MVMKKALVVSMVATALGTSVVSAVSAAPAVKPVSNAAQIQHSTFTINGNTVTIRSIVKNGETLVSLRDVTKAIGAQTEVHNGTTTIKLNEHTVQLEQNSKQFVVDGTTTNLTQPVALIGGTSYVALRPLIAGVGGTLVKRAGVLEISTIPLLAEAESPRFAGTDKLIVSKNDDKGRSDYLVNATNGKYELLFTTDGGSDLVISPNGDSAVYTNAEGAVYTIDLNTQNSKLITSDNSIKSDLVWAADGSAIYFLQGEKGSVIAKLNLADGAITKLVEDKVDYKENLNVSADGKKFVYRVTSLSKVTSDSTNVDEDNVSIDFSSDQQQIYSYNIGDSKPEAVKLTTTTDDKLFVWSADGQKAYYVSVPSTEGKATLMSVDSSQKVSFVYADYDVEQVILSNGKLVVLAAQDDNNSVIYSIDTITGNQTKLFTVSSNVSSIAVVGSQIAVVENGQVLVSSGQGWRAVTK, from the coding sequence ATGGTAATGAAAAAGGCGTTAGTAGTGTCCATGGTAGCCACAGCGTTAGGCACTTCTGTTGTAAGTGCGGTCTCGGCTGCTCCTGCCGTGAAACCTGTCTCCAATGCAGCTCAGATCCAACATTCCACGTTTACCATAAACGGCAATACCGTCACAATTCGTTCGATCGTTAAGAACGGTGAGACGTTGGTATCCCTTCGTGATGTGACCAAAGCCATCGGTGCACAGACCGAGGTACATAACGGAACTACAACCATCAAGTTAAATGAACATACTGTGCAGCTTGAGCAGAATTCTAAACAGTTCGTAGTTGACGGTACTACTACGAATCTGACCCAACCGGTTGCCCTTATTGGGGGAACGAGCTACGTTGCACTTCGTCCGCTCATTGCTGGAGTTGGCGGTACACTTGTGAAGAGAGCCGGCGTACTTGAGATTAGCACGATTCCATTGTTGGCAGAAGCCGAGAGTCCACGTTTTGCTGGAACGGATAAGCTGATTGTATCCAAAAATGACGACAAGGGCAGATCGGACTATCTCGTGAATGCAACGAACGGTAAATATGAACTGTTGTTCACGACAGACGGCGGATCAGATCTCGTTATCTCCCCGAACGGTGACAGTGCGGTCTATACCAACGCCGAAGGAGCCGTCTACACCATTGACCTTAATACACAAAATTCAAAATTAATTACGAGTGATAACAGCATTAAGTCCGATCTGGTGTGGGCAGCAGATGGTAGTGCGATTTACTTTTTGCAAGGGGAGAAAGGATCGGTCATTGCCAAGCTGAACCTGGCTGATGGAGCCATTACCAAACTGGTGGAAGACAAGGTGGATTATAAAGAGAATTTGAACGTCTCCGCGGATGGCAAGAAATTTGTCTATAGAGTAACGTCACTTAGCAAAGTGACTTCGGATTCAACGAATGTCGACGAAGATAATGTATCGATCGATTTCTCGTCTGATCAACAGCAGATTTATTCGTATAACATCGGTGATTCAAAACCTGAAGCGGTGAAACTCACCACTACAACCGATGACAAGCTGTTTGTATGGTCTGCAGATGGACAGAAGGCTTATTACGTTAGCGTACCGTCTACAGAGGGTAAGGCAACACTGATGTCTGTTGATTCATCCCAGAAGGTGAGCTTTGTGTATGCGGATTATGACGTAGAGCAAGTGATTCTGTCGAACGGAAAATTGGTTGTGCTTGCCGCTCAAGATGATAACAACAGCGTGATTTATTCCATCGATACGATCACAGGCAACCAGACGAAGCTATTCACGGTATCCTCGAACGTATCCTCCATTGCGGTTGTTGGATCCCAGATTGCCGTAGTTGAGAATGGTCAGGTGTTGGTGAGTTCAGGACAGGGCTGGAGAGCTGTAACGAAGTAA